The proteins below come from a single Sinorhizobium fredii genomic window:
- a CDS encoding ABC transporter permease: protein MLATATERQGFAGGIFASMRGATGPLIGLIVLCLFLTFASDKFLSIRNFLNVLDQITVLGIMAVGMTMVILIGGIDLAVGSVMALAMMVLGYLNVVAGVPMWIAIPLALLVASLNGLIAGLLITRFNVPAFIATLAMMSIARGLANMITDGQQIIGFPTWFNIMAIVRFGGFLTLTVAVMLVVFVVGLLYQRYRHGGRVLYAIGGNAEVARLAGINVQRATVLVYVVCSFLAGLSGMVLAARLDSVQPSSGVSYELDAIAAVVIGGTSLSGGTGGIGGTIIGVLIIGILRNGLNLLSVSPFMQQVIIGGVIVLAVTAETYRKRK from the coding sequence ATGCTTGCGACAGCGACGGAGCGGCAAGGGTTCGCGGGCGGGATTTTTGCGTCGATGCGAGGGGCCACAGGTCCGCTGATCGGCCTCATCGTCCTGTGCCTGTTTCTCACCTTCGCCAGCGACAAGTTCCTTTCGATCAGGAACTTCCTGAACGTGCTCGATCAGATCACGGTGCTCGGCATCATGGCCGTCGGCATGACGATGGTCATCCTGATCGGCGGCATCGACCTCGCCGTCGGTTCTGTCATGGCGCTGGCAATGATGGTGCTTGGCTATCTGAACGTCGTTGCCGGCGTGCCGATGTGGATCGCCATTCCGCTCGCCCTGCTGGTCGCCTCGCTGAACGGCCTGATCGCCGGGCTTCTCATAACGCGCTTCAACGTGCCGGCATTCATCGCGACGCTTGCCATGATGTCGATCGCCCGCGGCCTGGCCAACATGATCACCGACGGCCAGCAGATCATCGGTTTTCCGACTTGGTTCAACATCATGGCCATCGTGCGCTTCGGCGGCTTCCTGACATTGACGGTCGCGGTCATGCTGGTGGTCTTCGTCGTCGGCCTCCTTTACCAGCGCTATCGCCATGGCGGGCGCGTCCTCTACGCCATCGGCGGCAACGCAGAGGTGGCGCGGCTTGCCGGCATCAACGTCCAGCGGGCGACCGTGCTTGTCTATGTGGTCTGCAGCTTCCTGGCGGGATTGTCGGGCATGGTGCTGGCGGCGCGGCTCGACTCGGTCCAGCCCTCGTCCGGTGTCTCCTACGAGCTCGACGCCATTGCGGCAGTCGTCATCGGCGGCACGTCGCTCTCCGGCGGAACGGGCGGCATCGGCGGCACCATAATCGGCGTGCTGATCATCGGAATCCTGCGCAACGGCCTCAACCTGCTGAGCGTATCGCCGTTCATGCAGCAGGTGATCATCGGCGGCGTCATCGTGCTGGCCGTCACCGCCGAGACTTATCGCAAGCGGAAATAG
- a CDS encoding substrate-binding domain-containing protein, with amino-acid sequence MKLSNLLLAATTAAVLMSPLGASAAEVKKIGLAVPNLQADFFNQIKLGVEKYAKEKGIDVVVVDAKNDTATQVNQVQDLMTQDINAFIYIPAGAAAAAVPTRLAREAGIPVINVDRVPDGAPGDTFIAGESVESAYAVCKHIIEKAGGSGKMAIIHGQKGTTPEVDRFTGCKRAIDEAPGVELVAQQWSNMWSADEGFSIAQNMLQANPDLKIIFGQADGLAMGAAKAVDVANLSDKVIIGGYDGDFSALEYLAKCKGPFVATATQSTQKMGVLAVESALAVAAGQKVEERQTPNAVLTTCENAPEFVKSHP; translated from the coding sequence ATGAAACTGTCCAACCTGCTGCTGGCGGCAACCACCGCTGCGGTCCTGATGTCCCCGCTCGGTGCATCGGCCGCGGAAGTCAAGAAGATCGGCCTCGCCGTGCCGAACCTTCAGGCGGACTTCTTCAACCAGATCAAGCTCGGCGTCGAAAAATACGCGAAGGAAAAGGGTATCGACGTCGTGGTGGTCGACGCGAAGAACGATACCGCCACCCAGGTCAACCAGGTCCAGGACCTTATGACGCAGGACATCAACGCGTTCATCTATATTCCGGCCGGTGCAGCCGCGGCCGCCGTGCCGACCCGCCTTGCCCGTGAAGCCGGCATTCCGGTGATCAACGTCGACCGTGTTCCGGATGGCGCGCCGGGCGATACCTTCATCGCCGGCGAAAGCGTCGAATCCGCCTATGCCGTCTGCAAGCACATCATCGAAAAGGCCGGCGGCTCGGGCAAGATGGCGATCATCCATGGCCAGAAGGGCACGACGCCGGAAGTCGATCGCTTCACGGGCTGCAAGCGCGCCATCGACGAGGCTCCGGGCGTGGAACTCGTCGCCCAGCAATGGAGCAACATGTGGTCCGCGGACGAAGGCTTCTCGATCGCCCAGAACATGCTGCAGGCAAACCCTGACCTCAAGATCATCTTCGGCCAGGCGGACGGTCTGGCGATGGGTGCGGCGAAAGCCGTAGACGTTGCCAACCTCTCTGACAAGGTGATCATCGGCGGCTATGACGGCGACTTTTCGGCGCTCGAATATCTCGCCAAGTGCAAGGGGCCGTTCGTCGCCACGGCGACGCAGAGCACCCAGAAGATGGGCGTCCTCGCGGTTGAATCGGCACTTGCCGTGGCCGCCGGCCAGAAGGTCGAAGAGCGCCAGACTCCGAATGCCGTGCTGACGACCTGCGAGAATGCTCCGGAGTTCGTGAAGAGCCATCCATAA
- a CDS encoding sugar ABC transporter ATP-binding protein, with translation MTTQSPILSLRGIQKSYGPIRVLHGVDLDIYPGEVVALLGENGAGKSTLSNIISGTVQPSAGEMTWLGAVYAPANPRAAMDEGVGMIHQELKLLPKLSIAENVFVGRYPMKAGRVDRRAMEERARSGLKRLGLDISPDRLVEGLSTGKQQLIEIAKALTLNARLLILDEPTAALGGEETQLLFQQIERLKADGVGIIYISHRLEEIRQIADRVVVMRDGAKVKEFDSGDVPIRTIVEAMVGRSLERMFPALPAPREEVTLEVRDLTSPTNAFRNISFSVRKGEVFGIAGLMGAGRTELVRAITGADPISGGEILLNGNAVTPRSPIDAIRSGMVLVPEDRKLQGVVLDHSIAENIGYANLGAIARNGWVSSRRLQQFADECIRRFGVKGRGHQNAGELSGGNQQKVVLAKWLARKPQVVVLDEPTRGIDVGARSSIYDLIMDLARQGVAVIVVSSDLEEVLGVSNRIMVMAQGRQTGILDREDANDVSVMELATI, from the coding sequence ATGACCACCCAGTCTCCCATCCTCTCGCTCCGTGGGATCCAGAAGTCCTACGGACCGATCAGGGTCCTGCACGGTGTCGACCTCGACATCTATCCGGGTGAGGTCGTGGCGCTGCTTGGCGAAAACGGTGCCGGGAAATCGACCCTGTCGAACATCATTTCCGGCACCGTGCAGCCGTCCGCCGGGGAAATGACCTGGCTTGGGGCAGTCTATGCGCCCGCCAATCCCCGTGCCGCGATGGACGAGGGGGTCGGCATGATCCATCAGGAGCTGAAACTGCTCCCGAAGCTCTCGATCGCCGAGAATGTCTTTGTCGGTCGCTATCCGATGAAGGCGGGCCGGGTCGACCGCAGGGCGATGGAGGAACGGGCGCGCAGCGGCCTCAAGCGGCTGGGTCTAGACATATCGCCCGACCGCCTCGTCGAAGGGCTCTCGACCGGCAAGCAGCAGCTCATCGAAATCGCCAAGGCGCTGACGCTCAATGCCCGCCTGCTGATCCTGGACGAGCCGACCGCGGCGCTCGGCGGCGAGGAAACCCAACTCCTCTTCCAGCAGATCGAACGGCTGAAGGCGGACGGGGTGGGCATCATCTACATCTCGCACCGTCTCGAGGAAATCCGCCAGATCGCCGACCGCGTCGTCGTCATGCGCGATGGCGCCAAGGTCAAGGAATTCGACAGCGGCGACGTGCCGATCCGCACCATCGTCGAGGCCATGGTCGGGCGCTCGCTCGAGCGCATGTTCCCGGCCCTGCCAGCGCCTCGGGAAGAGGTGACGCTTGAGGTCCGCGATCTCACCTCGCCGACGAATGCATTCCGCAATATCAGCTTTTCAGTCCGGAAGGGCGAGGTCTTCGGCATCGCCGGCCTGATGGGCGCCGGCCGCACCGAACTCGTGCGCGCCATCACCGGCGCCGATCCGATTTCCGGTGGCGAGATTCTGTTGAATGGCAATGCCGTCACGCCGCGCTCGCCAATCGACGCGATTCGCAGCGGGATGGTTCTCGTGCCGGAGGACCGCAAGCTCCAAGGTGTCGTGCTCGATCATTCGATCGCGGAGAACATCGGCTATGCCAATCTCGGCGCAATTGCCCGCAACGGCTGGGTTTCCTCCCGGCGTCTGCAACAGTTCGCCGACGAGTGCATCAGGAGGTTCGGCGTGAAAGGCCGCGGCCACCAGAACGCCGGCGAGCTTTCCGGCGGCAACCAGCAGAAGGTGGTGCTCGCCAAGTGGCTGGCGCGAAAGCCGCAGGTCGTTGTGCTCGACGAACCGACGCGCGGCATCGACGTCGGCGCCCGCTCGTCGATCTACGACCTCATCATGGATCTCGCCCGCCAGGGGGTCGCGGTGATCGTGGTCAGTTCCGATCTCGAGGAGGTGCTCGGCGTCTCCAACCGGATCATGGTCATGGCCCAGGGCAGACAGACCGGCATCCTTGATCGCGAGGACGCAAACGACGTCTCGGTCATGGAACTCGCGACGATTTGA
- a CDS encoding SDR family oxidoreductase: MSEITLNAPKLFDLSGNVAFVTGAGSGIGQRIAMGLAQCGADVALLDRRTDDGLAKTAEFIAGTGRRSIRIAADVTNGAALNEAVARTEAELGPLALAVNAAGIANANPAEEMEESQFQTMMDINLKGVFLSCQAEARAMLKNGRGSIVNIASMSGVIVNRGLSQCHYNASKAGVIHMTKSMAMEWVGRGVRVNTISPGYTATPMNTRPEMVHQTKLFEEQTPMQRMATVDEMVGPAVFLLSNAASFVTGVDLLVDGGFCCW, translated from the coding sequence ATGTCTGAAATCACGCTCAACGCGCCGAAACTGTTCGATCTCTCCGGCAACGTCGCCTTCGTGACGGGGGCGGGCAGCGGCATCGGGCAACGCATCGCCATGGGGCTGGCGCAGTGCGGCGCCGACGTTGCGCTGCTCGATCGCCGCACCGACGATGGACTGGCGAAGACCGCGGAATTCATCGCCGGCACCGGGCGCCGCAGCATCCGCATCGCCGCCGACGTGACCAATGGCGCGGCGCTCAACGAGGCGGTCGCCCGCACCGAAGCGGAACTCGGCCCGCTTGCCCTTGCCGTGAACGCGGCCGGCATCGCCAATGCCAATCCGGCCGAGGAGATGGAGGAAAGCCAATTCCAGACGATGATGGACATCAACCTGAAGGGCGTTTTCCTGTCCTGCCAGGCGGAAGCCCGCGCCATGCTGAAGAACGGCCGCGGCTCGATCGTCAACATCGCCTCGATGTCCGGCGTGATCGTCAACCGCGGCCTCAGCCAGTGCCACTACAATGCCTCGAAGGCCGGCGTCATTCATATGACGAAGTCGATGGCGATGGAATGGGTGGGCCGCGGCGTCCGCGTCAACACGATCAGTCCCGGCTACACGGCCACACCGATGAACACCCGGCCGGAAATGGTGCATCAGACCAAGCTGTTCGAGGAGCAGACCCCGATGCAGCGCATGGCGACGGTGGACGAGATGGTCGGGCCTGCCGTCTTCCTTCTTTCGAATGCGGCAAGCTTCGTGACCGGCGTCGACCTCCTGGTCGATGGCGGCTTCTGCTGCTGGTAA
- the ribB gene encoding 3,4-dihydroxy-2-butanone-4-phosphate synthase encodes MAISKIEDAVVALALGGMVVVVDDEDRENEGDIIVASDAVTPETIAFMMKHARGLICVAMEGERLDALDIPLMVPQNTELHKTAFTVSVDYLPATTTGISAADRAATVQALMDPDARPADFARPGHVFPLRAHPNGVRGRPGHTEAAVELARLAGKSASGVICEVANDDGTMARLPELVVFAETHRLPLITIRDLIAFVEQPAGAARAA; translated from the coding sequence ATGGCAATCTCGAAAATTGAAGACGCAGTCGTGGCCCTGGCGCTGGGCGGCATGGTCGTCGTCGTTGACGACGAGGACCGGGAGAATGAGGGCGACATCATCGTCGCCTCGGACGCGGTGACGCCCGAAACGATCGCTTTCATGATGAAGCACGCCCGCGGGCTGATCTGCGTCGCGATGGAAGGAGAGCGTCTCGATGCGCTCGATATCCCGCTCATGGTTCCGCAGAACACCGAGCTCCATAAGACCGCATTCACGGTCTCCGTCGATTACCTGCCCGCGACCACCACCGGCATTTCCGCAGCCGATCGCGCCGCGACCGTCCAGGCGCTGATGGATCCCGACGCGCGTCCGGCGGACTTCGCCCGGCCGGGGCATGTCTTCCCCCTGCGGGCGCATCCGAACGGCGTGCGCGGACGGCCCGGACACACGGAGGCGGCGGTGGAACTGGCACGCCTTGCCGGCAAGTCCGCATCGGGTGTCATTTGCGAAGTTGCCAATGACGACGGAACGATGGCCCGGCTTCCGGAGCTCGTGGTGTTCGCTGAAACGCACCGGCTTCCGCTGATCACCATCAGAGACCTGATCGCATTCGTCGAGCAGCCGGCCGGCGCGGCACGGGCCGCGTAA
- a CDS encoding winged helix-turn-helix domain-containing tetratricopeptide repeat protein, whose protein sequence is MQFVFGDYVLDPERRELTLRSEVVTVGPQVFDLLLHLVRNRDRVVSKDDLLQAVWSGRIVSESTITSHINAVRKAIGDNGEEQRLVRTVARKGFRFIGVIETGEIAKPSHPDGPGIVGHSPSETGEPPSALVLPDKPSITVLPFQNLSGDPEQDYFADGVVEDIIAALSRIRWLFVIARNSSFTYKGRTVDTRDVGEELGVRYVLEGSVRKSGNKVRITGQLIDATSGTHLWAERFEGTLDDIFELQDQIAESVVGAIAPQLERAEIERAKRKPTESLDAYDYYLRGMAKLHSGTREAIEAALPLFYKAAELDAEFASAYSMAAWCHFWRKLNGWMIDPPGEIAEGARLARLAVQLGRDDAVALTRGGHALAHLTGDLDGGIALIDRAVLLNPNLAPAWYLGGALRALRGETDAATEHLTHAVRLSPLDPEMFRMQVGMALANFFAGRFDPASAWAEKALGNLPSLLPAAALAAASHALAGRIDEAGHAMQRLRTLDPSLRLSNLKDWLPIHRPEDLARFADGLRLAGLPE, encoded by the coding sequence GTGCAATTCGTGTTTGGAGACTACGTGCTCGACCCCGAGCGCCGGGAGCTTACCCTGCGCTCGGAAGTGGTGACCGTCGGGCCGCAGGTCTTCGACCTGCTGCTGCATCTCGTCAGGAACCGCGACCGCGTCGTCAGCAAGGACGATCTGCTTCAGGCGGTATGGAGCGGCCGGATCGTCTCGGAATCGACGATCACCAGCCACATCAACGCGGTGCGCAAGGCAATCGGCGACAACGGTGAAGAGCAGCGCCTGGTCCGCACCGTCGCCCGCAAGGGCTTCCGCTTCATAGGGGTGATCGAGACCGGCGAGATCGCAAAACCGAGCCACCCCGACGGACCGGGCATCGTCGGACACTCGCCAAGCGAAACGGGGGAGCCTCCTTCCGCGCTCGTCCTCCCGGACAAGCCCTCGATCACCGTCCTGCCCTTCCAGAATCTCAGCGGCGACCCGGAGCAGGACTATTTCGCCGACGGCGTGGTGGAGGACATCATAGCCGCCCTGTCGCGCATCCGCTGGCTGTTCGTCATCGCGCGCAATTCGAGCTTCACCTACAAGGGCCGGACGGTGGATACGAGAGACGTCGGCGAAGAGCTTGGCGTGCGCTACGTGCTCGAAGGCAGCGTGCGCAAATCCGGCAACAAGGTGCGCATCACCGGGCAGCTCATCGACGCCACGAGCGGGACGCATCTCTGGGCGGAGCGCTTCGAAGGCACGCTCGACGACATCTTCGAATTGCAGGATCAGATAGCCGAAAGCGTCGTCGGGGCGATCGCGCCGCAGCTCGAACGGGCGGAGATCGAGCGCGCCAAGCGCAAGCCGACGGAAAGCCTGGACGCCTATGACTATTACCTGCGCGGCATGGCGAAGCTGCACAGCGGAACCCGGGAGGCCATCGAGGCGGCGCTACCCTTGTTCTACAAGGCGGCCGAGCTTGATGCGGAATTCGCGTCCGCCTACAGCATGGCCGCCTGGTGCCATTTCTGGCGAAAGTTGAACGGTTGGATGATCGATCCTCCGGGCGAGATCGCCGAGGGCGCCCGCCTAGCGCGGCTCGCCGTCCAACTCGGCCGCGACGATGCGGTGGCGTTGACGAGAGGCGGACATGCGCTCGCCCATCTCACCGGCGACCTCGACGGCGGTATCGCGCTCATCGACCGGGCCGTCCTGCTCAATCCCAATCTCGCTCCCGCCTGGTATCTCGGCGGTGCGCTCCGCGCGCTTCGCGGCGAAACGGACGCTGCAACAGAACACTTGACGCATGCCGTTCGCCTCAGTCCGCTGGATCCGGAAATGTTCCGCATGCAGGTCGGCATGGCGCTGGCAAATTTCTTCGCCGGGCGCTTCGATCCCGCCTCGGCCTGGGCAGAAAAGGCGCTCGGGAACCTGCCCAGCTTGCTTCCGGCAGCCGCCCTGGCGGCGGCAAGCCATGCGCTCGCCGGGCGCATCGACGAAGCAGGGCATGCGATGCAGCGCCTGCGCACGCTCGATCCGTCCTTGCGCCTCTCCAACCTCAAGGACTGGCTCCCGATCCATCGACCCGAAGATCTGGCGCGGTTCGCGGATGGGCTGCGGCTGGCCGGTCTGCCCGAGTGA
- a CDS encoding SDR family oxidoreductase, protein MKIVVIGGTGLIGSKLVKNLTERGHEVLAAAPNTGVNTITREGLAEALDGAEIVVDVANAPVWEDKAVLEFFETSGRNLLAAEAAAGVRHHVALSIVGSERLPDNGYFRAKVAQENLIKASGIPYTILRATQFFEFVGGIAQAGTVGDEIRLSPALFQPMASDDVAAALTDVALAPPVKGTVEVAGPEAIPLDEGVRRFLKATRDARKVVPDVHARYFGSVLDDQSLTPGSNARIGAIRFEDWLARQAAH, encoded by the coding sequence ATGAAGATCGTCGTCATCGGAGGCACCGGCCTCATCGGATCGAAACTCGTGAAGAACTTGACGGAGCGCGGCCATGAGGTGCTCGCAGCCGCCCCCAACACCGGCGTCAACACCATCACCCGCGAGGGCCTGGCCGAAGCGCTGGACGGGGCGGAGATCGTCGTCGACGTCGCCAACGCGCCGGTTTGGGAAGACAAGGCAGTCCTCGAATTCTTCGAGACGTCAGGCCGCAACCTCCTGGCCGCGGAAGCTGCCGCCGGCGTCCGCCACCATGTGGCCCTCTCGATCGTCGGCAGCGAACGGCTTCCCGACAACGGCTATTTCCGGGCGAAGGTCGCGCAGGAAAACCTCATCAAGGCGTCCGGCATTCCCTACACCATCCTGCGCGCCACGCAGTTCTTCGAGTTCGTCGGCGGCATTGCCCAGGCGGGCACGGTCGGTGACGAGATTCGCCTGTCGCCGGCGCTGTTCCAGCCCATGGCCTCCGACGATGTCGCGGCGGCGCTCACCGATGTCGCGCTTGCGCCGCCGGTCAAGGGCACCGTTGAAGTGGCCGGTCCGGAGGCGATCCCGCTCGACGAGGGGGTCAGGCGCTTCCTCAAGGCAACCAGGGACGCGCGCAAGGTCGTACCGGACGTGCACGCGCGCTACTTCGGCTCCGTCCTCGACGATCAATCGCTGACCCCCGGCAGCAATGCACGCATCGGCGCAATCCGGTTCGAGGATTGGCTCGCCCGGCAAGCCGCCCACTGA
- a CDS encoding cupin domain-containing protein, with the protein MLARFLSAAAFAALSITAASAADSPAGKVTVVFDHALPNVPGKSMKGVLVEYGPGGASPAHTHPKSAFIYATVLEGAIRSSVNGSPEKVYRAGENFYEEPGSHHQVSANASDTEPARLLAVFVVDTAETELTTPIGQ; encoded by the coding sequence ATGCTTGCACGATTTCTCTCGGCCGCTGCCTTCGCAGCGCTTTCGATCACCGCAGCTTCGGCCGCCGACAGCCCGGCGGGCAAGGTAACCGTCGTCTTCGACCACGCGCTTCCCAACGTCCCCGGCAAGAGCATGAAGGGCGTTCTCGTCGAATACGGGCCGGGCGGCGCGTCGCCGGCCCACACCCATCCGAAATCCGCCTTCATCTATGCAACCGTGCTTGAGGGCGCGATCCGCAGCAGCGTCAACGGCTCGCCGGAAAAGGTCTACAGAGCCGGCGAGAACTTCTACGAAGAACCGGGCTCGCATCACCAGGTAAGCGCGAATGCCAGCGATACGGAGCCTGCACGGCTGCTGGCGGTGTTTGTCGTCGATACCGCCGAAACGGAGCTGACCACGCCCATCGGACAATAA
- a CDS encoding HlyD family secretion protein — MDTLEDKIAIVTGRSPAKNVVVAQSKKKKIAGLALCVGAVAVMAGGWAWASSGGAASTDNAYVRGDVTSLAPKVAGYVTAVAVQDNQTVRAGDVLFRIDDRDYRARLQQAVANVEAAEARLINVDAETELQHALIRQAEAQSRSAAAELDLATKAYDRRRELIRSNTVSQAHVDESDAARTRAEANVSAAAATVEAQQHRIAVLAAQREAAVAAVAQAEAARDLAQIDLDSTIVRAPVAGVIGNRQVRVGRLVAPGASLLEIVPVNDVWVVANFKETQLEHIRPGQRARITIDGYPNGALDGVVDSFAPGSGSAFSLLPADNATGNFVRVVQRVPVKIRLANNPSPGRIVPGLSARVEIAPGGGS, encoded by the coding sequence ATGGATACGCTCGAGGACAAGATCGCCATCGTCACCGGCAGGAGCCCTGCGAAAAATGTCGTCGTGGCGCAATCCAAAAAGAAGAAGATCGCCGGCTTGGCTCTGTGCGTCGGCGCCGTCGCCGTCATGGCCGGCGGTTGGGCCTGGGCCAGTTCGGGCGGCGCAGCGTCGACCGACAATGCCTATGTCCGCGGCGACGTGACGTCGCTCGCGCCGAAGGTTGCGGGTTACGTCACGGCCGTGGCGGTTCAGGACAACCAGACCGTCCGAGCGGGTGACGTCCTGTTCCGGATCGACGATCGGGACTACCGTGCACGGCTTCAACAGGCCGTCGCCAATGTCGAAGCTGCCGAGGCTCGCCTCATCAATGTCGATGCCGAGACAGAGCTTCAGCATGCGCTCATCCGCCAGGCCGAGGCCCAGAGCCGGTCGGCCGCGGCCGAGCTCGATCTGGCGACCAAGGCCTATGATCGCCGCCGCGAACTCATCCGCAGCAACACCGTCAGCCAGGCCCATGTCGATGAAAGCGATGCGGCACGCACCAGAGCCGAAGCGAACGTCTCGGCCGCCGCTGCGACGGTAGAGGCGCAGCAGCACCGCATCGCCGTCCTTGCCGCTCAGCGCGAAGCGGCCGTTGCTGCCGTCGCGCAGGCGGAGGCGGCGCGCGACCTCGCCCAGATCGATCTCGACAGCACCATCGTACGGGCGCCGGTCGCGGGCGTCATCGGCAACCGCCAGGTCCGCGTCGGTCGGCTTGTCGCGCCCGGCGCTTCCCTGCTCGAGATCGTTCCGGTCAACGACGTGTGGGTCGTGGCCAATTTCAAGGAAACCCAGCTCGAACATATCCGGCCCGGCCAGCGCGCCCGCATCACCATCGACGGCTATCCGAACGGGGCGCTTGACGGCGTGGTGGACAGCTTTGCGCCGGGCAGCGGCTCTGCCTTCAGCCTGCTTCCCGCGGACAATGCGACAGGCAACTTCGTTCGCGTCGTCCAGCGCGTTCCGGTGAAGATCCGGCTTGCCAACAATCCCTCGCCCGGCCGCATCGTGCCCGGCCTGTCCGCGCGCGTAGAAATCGCGCCGGGAGGCGGCTCATGA
- a CDS encoding DHA2 family efflux MFS transporter permease subunit produces MTTVFTATSRDRSTAGTILIAGIVLATLTEAIASTVLSLGRGDIIGDTHATPDEFAWLDIGYTTLKLIGFLAAPWLMNRIRPLNLVIGATLVMGMACGIAAMTDRLDLMVALRILQGLSGGTLLVAGQAIIFFAYPRSRQPILQALFAMGAVVAPATIAPALQGWLIDSQSWTWIFFSVVPVALAAVGLLLIANPPTTPEIVHRPFDWIGFALISVALFCFTYVFSQGSRWDWFEEPRILWLTVIGTATLLAFLGQQVLAKGRGLIDFTLFGSEDFTFAFIVSFVAGAALFGSAFLIPSFAVSVLAFRPTDAGLLLLPSGGLFIAALLLAAFLFQVRRVPPFATVPFGILMIMVAMWMLSGSTSESGADDMMAAILLRGLGLGFLFLSITLIAFGNLNSRNLASGIGLFNTGRQLGGLAGVAALQTLIDHNLVANLAVLGANVTAGKPAVIERLATTAAMLSAKGMDAAAASRAATSLLGRTVTGQSSVIAFDTAFNAVALLFVVAAPVLVGIKIGLSRYAKARSARLLKAKAS; encoded by the coding sequence ATGACCACGGTATTTACGGCCACGAGCCGCGACAGATCCACGGCCGGAACCATTCTTATTGCCGGCATCGTGCTTGCCACTCTGACCGAAGCGATCGCCAGCACCGTCCTGTCGCTAGGACGCGGCGATATCATTGGCGACACCCATGCGACGCCGGACGAGTTCGCCTGGCTGGACATCGGTTATACCACGCTCAAGCTTATCGGATTCCTGGCCGCCCCCTGGCTGATGAACCGTATTCGTCCGCTGAACCTGGTGATCGGCGCAACCCTGGTCATGGGCATGGCTTGCGGCATTGCCGCCATGACGGATCGCCTTGACCTGATGGTCGCCCTCCGCATCCTCCAGGGCCTTTCCGGTGGCACTCTGCTTGTCGCCGGCCAGGCGATCATCTTTTTCGCCTATCCGCGATCCCGCCAGCCGATCCTGCAGGCCCTATTCGCGATGGGGGCCGTCGTCGCCCCCGCGACAATCGCGCCTGCCCTTCAGGGGTGGTTGATCGATAGCCAATCCTGGACATGGATCTTCTTCAGCGTCGTTCCGGTGGCGCTCGCGGCTGTCGGGCTGCTGTTGATCGCGAACCCGCCGACAACGCCCGAGATCGTGCACCGTCCGTTCGATTGGATCGGCTTCGCGCTGATCTCGGTCGCGCTTTTCTGCTTCACCTACGTCTTCAGCCAGGGCAGCCGATGGGACTGGTTCGAGGAGCCGCGCATCCTGTGGCTGACGGTGATCGGCACAGCCACGCTGCTGGCATTTCTCGGCCAGCAGGTTCTGGCCAAAGGCCGGGGCCTCATCGATTTCACCCTGTTCGGATCGGAGGATTTTACCTTCGCCTTCATCGTCAGTTTCGTCGCCGGCGCCGCCCTGTTCGGCAGCGCGTTCCTGATTCCGTCCTTTGCCGTATCGGTCCTCGCATTCAGGCCTACGGACGCCGGCCTGCTCCTGTTGCCGAGCGGCGGGCTGTTCATCGCCGCCCTGCTCCTCGCCGCCTTTCTCTTCCAGGTACGCCGCGTTCCGCCCTTCGCCACGGTGCCGTTCGGCATCCTGATGATCATGGTCGCGATGTGGATGCTCTCCGGTTCGACCAGCGAGAGCGGTGCCGACGACATGATGGCGGCGATCCTGCTGCGTGGCCTCGGCCTTGGCTTCCTGTTCCTGTCGATCACGCTGATCGCCTTCGGCAACCTCAACAGCCGAAATCTCGCCTCCGGGATCGGTCTCTTCAATACAGGCCGCCAGCTCGGCGGGCTCGCGGGGGTCGCAGCGCTCCAGACGCTGATCGACCATAACCTCGTCGCCAATCTCGCCGTCCTCGGCGCCAATGTCACTGCCGGCAAGCCCGCGGTGATCGAGCGGCTGGCGACCACGGCGGCTATGCTTTCAGCAAAGGGGATGGACGCAGCCGCCGCCAGCCGAGCGGCAACCAGCCTTCTCGGCCGGACCGTGACAGGTCAGTCCAGCGTGATTGCCTTTGACACGGCCTTCAATGCGGTCGCACTGCTGTTCGTCGTCGCCGCCCCGGTGCTGGTCGGCATCAAGATCGGACTCTCCAGGTACGCGAAAGCGCGCTCTGCCCGGCTGCTGAAGGCGAAGGCGTCGTAG